A genomic stretch from Anaerococcus mediterraneensis includes:
- the metA gene encoding homoserine O-succinyltransferase, with translation MPVIIPKNLISKETLEKENIFIMDDDRAQSQDIRPLTIGIVNLMPTKEKTEIQLLRLLSNTPLQIEVDLIDMDTYESRHSQDHLEKFYTTYENIKTKKYDGLIITGAPLEQKSYDEIKYWKELTKIFDFAKTNVFSTLFICWGAIAALDYYYGVPIDLLDKKLFEVHEYYKNSDDKLLLGFDDVFYMPNSRYKTIREEEIEKFDDLVQIVGDDQMGSTIIKSKDDKFIFNLNHLEYDRETLDEEYRRDIKAGLDTAPAKHYYLDDDPEKQILQRWKSAGYIFFNNWLNYYVYQTTPFDREYI, from the coding sequence ATGCCAGTAATTATACCAAAAAACCTCATAAGTAAAGAAACCCTAGAAAAAGAAAATATTTTTATAATGGATGATGACAGGGCCCAAAGCCAGGATATCAGACCTCTGACAATCGGCATAGTCAACCTAATGCCTACAAAAGAAAAAACAGAGATCCAACTACTTAGGCTGCTTTCTAATACTCCCCTCCAAATAGAGGTAGACCTCATAGATATGGACACCTACGAGTCCAGGCATTCCCAGGACCACCTGGAAAAATTTTATACGACCTATGAAAATATAAAGACAAAAAAATATGATGGCCTTATCATAACTGGGGCACCACTTGAGCAAAAATCCTATGATGAGATCAAATATTGGAAAGAACTTACAAAAATATTTGACTTTGCCAAGACCAATGTCTTTTCTACCCTCTTTATCTGCTGGGGAGCTATAGCTGCCCTTGACTATTATTATGGGGTCCCTATAGACCTTTTGGATAAAAAACTCTTTGAAGTCCACGAATACTACAAAAACTCAGATGACAAACTTCTTTTAGGTTTTGACGATGTATTTTATATGCCAAACTCTAGATACAAGACAATAAGAGAAGAAGAGATAGAAAAATTTGATGACCTAGTCCAAATCGTAGGTGATGATCAGATGGGATCTACCATTATAAAATCAAAGGATGATAAATTTATCTTTAACCTAAACCACCTAGAATACGACAGGGAAACCCTAGATGAAGAATACAGGAGAGATATAAAGGCAGGACTTGATACAGCTCCTGCCAAACACTACTACCTAGATGATGACCCAGAAAAACAAATCCTCCAAAGATGGAAATCAGCAGGCTATATATTCTTCAACAACTGGTTAAACTATTATGTTTACCAAACTACACCATTTGACAGGGAATATATATAA
- a CDS encoding O-acetylhomoserine aminocarboxypropyltransferase/cysteine synthase family protein, whose protein sequence is MKYKNTQTACLRAGYEPGNGQANIPPITQSTTFNYSSTKQVADLFDLNDPGFFYTRLGNPTTDVLEKRIAALDGGVAAVATGSGQAASLIAITNIAKAGDHIVALNNIYGGTYNLINKTLKDLGIDSTFVACNDLDELKAAIKDNTKLIFGESLTNPKADILDIEAYANIAHENNIPLILDNTLATPALLRPIDFGCDIVTYSSSKYLDGHAAAMGGIIVDSGNFDWTKGDFDVLTKPDESYHGLVFTEHFGKAAYAARLRTVGLRDFGTIQSPFNSFLTLLGIDTLALRMERHSENALKVAKFLENNDLVESVSYPFLKSSKSYDLAQKYLKGGSGLISFCIKGDRDTAARFIDSLELINLAVHVADARSLCLHPASSTHRQLSDKSLDEIGIYPNLIRLSIGLENIDDIIEDLDQAIKKACK, encoded by the coding sequence ATGAAATACAAAAACACTCAAACAGCATGCCTCAGAGCCGGATATGAGCCAGGAAATGGCCAGGCCAACATCCCTCCTATAACCCAGTCTACAACCTTCAACTACTCTTCTACAAAACAGGTTGCAGATCTTTTTGACCTAAATGACCCAGGATTTTTCTATACTAGACTGGGAAACCCTACTACAGATGTCCTAGAAAAAAGAATAGCTGCCCTTGATGGCGGTGTGGCTGCAGTAGCTACAGGGTCAGGTCAAGCGGCAAGTCTCATAGCTATCACAAATATAGCCAAGGCAGGAGACCACATAGTAGCCCTAAATAATATATACGGCGGTACCTATAATCTTATAAACAAGACCCTAAAAGATTTGGGTATTGATTCTACTTTTGTAGCCTGCAATGACCTTGATGAGTTAAAAGCTGCTATAAAAGATAATACCAAACTTATTTTTGGGGAGTCTTTAACAAATCCAAAGGCAGATATCTTGGACATAGAAGCTTATGCAAATATTGCCCATGAAAATAATATCCCTCTTATCCTGGATAACACCCTTGCAACCCCTGCCCTACTAAGGCCGATAGATTTTGGTTGCGATATTGTGACATATTCTTCTAGCAAATACCTAGATGGACACGCCGCTGCTATGGGCGGTATCATAGTTGATTCTGGCAATTTTGACTGGACTAAGGGAGATTTTGATGTCCTTACAAAACCTGATGAATCCTACCACGGACTTGTATTTACAGAACATTTTGGAAAGGCTGCCTACGCTGCTAGACTTAGGACAGTTGGTCTTCGTGATTTTGGTACAATCCAATCCCCATTCAATTCATTTTTGACCCTACTCGGTATAGACACCCTGGCTCTCAGGATGGAAAGACACAGCGAAAACGCCCTAAAAGTCGCCAAATTTCTAGAAAATAATGACCTTGTAGAAAGTGTATCCTATCCTTTCTTGAAATCGTCAAAATCCTATGACCTTGCCCAAAAATACCTAAAAGGCGGATCTGGCCTTATATCATTTTGTATAAAGGGCGATAGGGATACAGCAGCAAGATTTATCGATAGCCTAGAGCTGATAAACCTAGCTGTCCATGTAGCAGATGCCAGAAGCCTTTGCCTTCACCCAGCAAGCTCTACCCACAGGCAATTATCAGATAAAAGCCTAGATGAGATCGGTATCTACCCAAATCTGATCAGGCTATCTATAGGACTCGAAAACATTGACGATATAATAGAAGATTTAGACCAAGCCATAAAAAAAGCTTGCAAGTAA
- a CDS encoding COG1361 S-layer family protein produces the protein MSENQKESINDQASGQEQMTGNVKNQPKIMISSYRLEPKIVQAGKSFDLYFTLYNTNAKNTIYNLKATIEQSLGAQPQNTGENSSMVSDGSVFSPRGQSNSFYVSALYPWNTTTKHISMDVLPNAVAGSYVINLSIEYEDADGNQYKTTEALGIPVVQRAGVTMGNVKIGEMSLGSPTEVSVNIYNTGKDNLNTFMCDVIGKGIEIDQDRRFIGDFKTGTQETFSFNATPTREGTIEGQIILSYEDSTGKVHTQTQDFKKEVMAGMPEDMMGEGEKGEIQGDPGMDDMSGTGSVFKSPFLWVGLLAIAILAFMLYKKKKNQKKDEELIIDDED, from the coding sequence ATGAGTGAGAACCAAAAAGAAAGTATAAATGATCAAGCAAGTGGTCAAGAACAGATGACTGGAAATGTCAAAAACCAACCAAAAATCATGATTTCTTCTTATAGGCTAGAGCCAAAAATTGTCCAAGCTGGCAAGTCTTTTGACCTATATTTTACCCTATATAATACCAATGCAAAAAATACTATTTACAATCTCAAGGCAACTATAGAACAAAGCCTAGGGGCCCAACCACAAAACACAGGCGAAAACTCTTCTATGGTTTCTGATGGATCGGTATTTTCACCAAGAGGCCAATCAAATTCATTTTATGTATCGGCTCTTTATCCTTGGAATACTACCACCAAACACATAAGCATGGACGTTTTGCCAAATGCTGTTGCAGGATCTTATGTCATAAATTTATCCATAGAGTACGAAGATGCTGATGGCAACCAATATAAAACTACAGAGGCTCTGGGCATACCAGTTGTCCAAAGGGCAGGAGTCACTATGGGCAATGTCAAAATCGGTGAGATGAGCCTAGGAAGTCCGACAGAAGTTTCTGTAAATATCTACAACACCGGCAAGGACAACCTAAATACCTTTATGTGCGATGTTATAGGCAAGGGTATAGAAATCGACCAGGACAGGAGATTTATAGGTGATTTTAAAACAGGGACCCAAGAAACCTTCTCTTTCAATGCAACTCCTACCAGAGAGGGCACTATAGAAGGGCAAATCATCCTTTCTTATGAGGACTCTACAGGCAAGGTCCACACCCAAACCCAGGATTTTAAAAAGGAAGTCATGGCCGGTATGCCAGAAGATATGATGGGGGAAGGCGAAAAGGGAGAAATCCAGGGTGATCCTGGTATGGATGACATGTCAGGGACAGGATCAGTTTTCAAATCACCATTTTTATGGGTTGGTCTTTTGGCTATAGCTATACTTGCCTTTATGCTCTACAAAAAGAAAAAAAACCAGAAAAAAGATGAGGAGCTGATAATAGACGATGAAGATTAG
- the ileS gene encoding isoleucine--tRNA ligase, whose product MCKFEPVDSKDVRKREGAIEKYWSEIDLLDETFKTRSDDKEYIIFDGPPTANGKPGIHHVIARTLKDMTSRYKNMSGYKVLKKAGWDTHGLPVEIEVEKTLGFHDKNDIEGYGIEKFNKLCKESVWKYSDMWRDMSDRMGFLYDMDHPYVTMDNNYIETEWWLLDQAFKKGYIYEGAKVMPYCPRCGTGLASHEVAQGYQMDKTITLTVRFKKKGAEDEYFLAWTTTPWTLPSNLALAVNPELDYVKVFDKEDKVYYYMAKSLMGKLMDKRDYEVVEEMKGADLELMEYDQLMPYVKTQPGKAFKVILADYVSAEDGTGIVHIAPAFGEDDYQACRKYDLDFIQPVDLEGRFTETPWKGEFVFDANESIWRHLQEEGKVFGKETIEHNYPHCWRCHTPLIYYARPSWYIEMSKFSDKMVENNNSVNWYPQTIGDKRFGNWLENVKDWAISRSRYWGTPLNIWRCECGHTDTVGSRAELKERAIEDISEDIELHRPYVDDVHIKCDKCGGTMTRVPDVLDVWFDSGAMPFAQLHYPFENKELFDKYFPADFICEGIDQTRGWFYSLMAISTITKGVAPFKNVLVNDLVVDKNGQKMSKSRGNTLDPFALFDKYGADAVRFYSLYVSPAWMQTKFDEKGLIEVKNNFFRTFENVYNFFSLYAQTDGIDLADIKSFDNVKKDDIDKWLYSRLNSLVKDYHESMEIFEYNRVVHQISDFVVEDFSNWYIRRNRKRFWSQEMTESKKSVYKTTYDVLVTLTKLIAPITPFLAEEVFRKLTGEKTVHTQILPQADESLIDTNLEADMDLVRKIVNLGRASREKESIKVRQPLSKIIVDGSYKERISDLLPLIKEELNIKEVDFEDDLSEFMDYFLKPDFRVVGRIFQSKVNDFAKYLANTDAKSFIDQVNEGPVKVEIGGEEFEVTKDYLDIRISAKEGFDVEIDGNVFVILDTEITEDLRDEGYAREFISKIQNLRKDSGFEVTDRIEISYEAADDLSKSLEKFAAEIKKETLADKLERKDLDSDPIELNDKEVKLSLKRL is encoded by the coding sequence ATGTGCAAATTTGAGCCAGTAGATAGCAAAGATGTTAGAAAAAGAGAAGGTGCCATCGAAAAATATTGGTCAGAGATTGATCTTTTAGATGAGACCTTCAAAACTAGAAGTGATGACAAGGAATACATAATTTTTGATGGGCCACCAACAGCCAACGGCAAACCTGGTATTCACCACGTTATCGCCAGGACCCTAAAAGATATGACAAGCCGCTACAAAAACATGAGTGGCTACAAGGTCCTAAAAAAAGCAGGTTGGGATACACACGGACTGCCAGTAGAGATCGAGGTAGAAAAAACCTTAGGTTTCCATGATAAAAATGATATAGAAGGCTATGGTATAGAAAAGTTTAATAAACTTTGCAAGGAGTCTGTTTGGAAATATTCTGATATGTGGAGAGACATGTCAGATAGGATGGGATTTTTATATGATATGGACCACCCATATGTCACAATGGATAACAACTACATCGAGACAGAATGGTGGCTTTTAGACCAGGCTTTCAAAAAAGGTTATATCTATGAGGGAGCCAAGGTCATGCCATATTGCCCAAGATGTGGTACAGGTCTTGCAAGCCACGAGGTAGCCCAAGGCTATCAAATGGATAAGACAATAACCCTTACTGTTAGGTTTAAGAAAAAGGGAGCAGAAGATGAGTATTTCCTAGCTTGGACAACAACACCATGGACTCTCCCATCAAACCTTGCCCTAGCAGTAAATCCAGAGTTAGACTATGTAAAAGTTTTTGACAAAGAAGATAAGGTCTATTATTATATGGCCAAATCTCTTATGGGAAAACTAATGGATAAGAGAGACTACGAAGTGGTCGAAGAGATGAAGGGTGCTGACCTAGAGCTTATGGAGTATGACCAATTGATGCCATATGTAAAAACCCAGCCAGGCAAGGCCTTCAAGGTCATCCTTGCTGATTATGTTTCTGCAGAAGATGGTACAGGTATAGTCCACATAGCACCAGCCTTTGGTGAGGACGACTACCAAGCTTGTAGAAAATATGACCTTGACTTCATCCAACCAGTTGACCTAGAGGGTAGGTTTACAGAAACACCTTGGAAGGGTGAGTTTGTCTTTGATGCAAACGAATCTATCTGGAGACATCTCCAAGAAGAAGGCAAGGTTTTTGGCAAAGAAACCATAGAGCACAACTACCCACACTGCTGGAGATGTCACACACCACTAATCTATTATGCAAGACCATCTTGGTATATAGAAATGTCCAAGTTTTCTGACAAGATGGTAGAAAATAACAACTCAGTCAATTGGTACCCACAAACCATAGGGGACAAGAGATTTGGCAATTGGCTAGAAAATGTCAAAGACTGGGCTATTTCTAGGTCTAGATATTGGGGAACTCCTCTAAATATCTGGAGATGTGAATGCGGCCACACAGATACAGTTGGATCTCGTGCTGAGTTAAAAGAAAGAGCAATCGAGGACATATCAGAAGATATAGAACTACACAGACCATATGTGGATGATGTCCACATAAAATGTGACAAGTGCGGTGGCACTATGACTAGGGTCCCAGATGTGCTTGATGTTTGGTTTGACTCTGGGGCTATGCCTTTTGCCCAACTTCATTATCCATTTGAAAATAAAGAACTTTTTGATAAGTATTTCCCAGCAGACTTTATCTGCGAGGGTATAGACCAAACTAGGGGATGGTTCTATTCTCTAATGGCTATTTCAACTATAACAAAGGGTGTAGCACCATTTAAAAACGTCCTTGTAAATGACTTGGTAGTTGATAAAAACGGACAAAAGATGTCAAAATCCAGGGGCAATACCCTTGATCCATTCGCTCTTTTTGACAAGTACGGGGCAGATGCAGTGAGATTTTATTCTCTTTATGTATCACCAGCTTGGATGCAGACAAAATTTGATGAAAAGGGTCTAATAGAGGTTAAAAACAACTTCTTTAGGACCTTTGAAAATGTTTATAACTTCTTTAGCCTATATGCGCAGACAGACGGGATTGACCTAGCTGATATAAAATCATTTGACAATGTCAAAAAAGATGATATTGATAAATGGCTATATTCAAGACTAAACTCCCTTGTAAAAGACTATCACGAGTCAATGGAGATCTTTGAATACAACAGGGTAGTCCACCAAATTTCCGATTTTGTAGTAGAAGATTTTTCAAACTGGTACATCAGGAGAAATAGAAAGAGATTCTGGTCACAAGAGATGACAGAGTCTAAAAAATCTGTTTATAAAACAACCTATGATGTTTTGGTCACACTTACAAAACTCATAGCTCCTATCACACCATTTTTGGCAGAAGAAGTCTTTAGAAAGCTTACAGGAGAGAAGACTGTCCACACACAAATCCTCCCACAAGCTGACGAGAGCCTAATTGATACAAACTTGGAAGCAGATATGGACCTAGTCAGAAAGATCGTAAACCTTGGTCGTGCTTCTAGGGAAAAAGAATCAATCAAGGTTCGTCAACCATTATCAAAGATCATAGTTGATGGGTCATATAAGGAGAGGATTTCTGACCTTCTTCCACTTATAAAAGAAGAGCTAAATATAAAAGAAGTAGACTTTGAAGACGACTTGTCAGAATTTATGGACTATTTCCTAAAACCAGACTTCAGAGTTGTTGGTAGGATCTTCCAATCAAAGGTAAATGACTTTGCCAAATACCTAGCAAATACAGATGCCAAAAGCTTTATAGACCAGGTAAACGAAGGCCCTGTTAAGGTTGAAATCGGCGGAGAAGAATTTGAGGTCACAAAAGACTACCTAGATATAAGAATATCAGCCAAAGAGGGCTTTGATGTAGAAATAGACGGCAATGTCTTTGTTATCCTAGATACAGAAATCACAGAAGACCTTAGAGATGAGGGCTATGCTAGAGAATTTATCTCAAAAATCCAAAACCTCAGAAAAGATTCTGGTTTTGAAGTGACAGATAGGATAGAAATAAGCTACGAGGCGGCAGATGATTTGTCTAAGTCCCTAGAAAAATTTGCAGCAGAGATCAAAAAAGAAACCTTGGCTGATAAATTAGAAAGAAAAGACCTAGATTCTGATCCAATCGAGTTAAATGACAAGGAAGTAAAATTGAGTCTAAAAAGACTATAA
- a CDS encoding ABC transporter ATP-binding protein — protein MTLIKIRNLKKFYKVGDTIIRALDGINLDIKKGEFVALLGTSGSGKSTLLNMLAGLERPSKGSICYGKIDLTRLSEIEITKFRNLNIGFVFQSYNLLPHLSAWENVALPLTFKGMDAKTRKEEAVKILDAVGLSHRIYNKPNELSGGQQQRVSIARAFVGTPPIIFADEPTGNLDTKTSFEIMKLIKDMTKENKQTFIMVTHDDEMTEFADKTLFMRDGKLDKIHEKLSIEEVLENE, from the coding sequence ATGACCTTAATAAAAATTCGTAATTTAAAAAAATTTTATAAGGTAGGCGACACTATAATTAGGGCCCTGGACGGGATAAACCTTGATATCAAAAAGGGAGAATTTGTAGCCCTTTTGGGTACGTCTGGTTCAGGCAAGTCTACTCTTTTAAATATGCTAGCAGGCCTAGAAAGACCGAGTAAGGGCAGTATTTGCTATGGAAAGATTGACCTTACAAGATTATCTGAAATAGAAATAACCAAATTTAGAAACCTAAATATAGGTTTTGTCTTCCAGTCCTATAATCTCTTGCCCCACTTATCAGCCTGGGAAAATGTAGCCTTGCCCTTGACCTTCAAGGGGATGGATGCCAAGACCAGAAAAGAAGAAGCAGTCAAAATCCTAGATGCAGTAGGACTATCCCACAGGATCTACAACAAGCCAAATGAGCTATCAGGAGGCCAGCAGCAGAGGGTATCTATTGCCCGTGCTTTTGTAGGAACTCCTCCAATAATTTTTGCAGATGAGCCTACAGGCAATCTTGATACAAAAACATCCTTTGAGATAATGAAACTGATAAAAGATATGACAAAAGAAAACAAACAGACCTTTATTATGGTTACCCATGATGATGAGATGACAGAATTTGCCGACAAGACCCTCTTTATGAGAGATGGCAAACTAGATAAAATACATGAAAAACTAAGTATAGAAGAGGTATTAGAAAATGAGTGA
- a CDS encoding ABC transporter permease, with the protein MKISDRLLMALRNLSRRKSRTILTVLSVVIGATSIILMLAFARGISNSQKEMIESFGGLTSINIVNQEKSDQVDIKETDIEKLKKIKGVRAVVPSKSIWSDIIIDDGKTYNLSSSFQVIPDEIFSMLDESMFEWGKTLKSSDSDKIILSSQANVQKIQTMPDGGWQSFGEVSDFNFNDHKFNIRLGYMDMEDDGVNFGSDKENENSKPSHIDVPIKISGKLNNNAMLKGWESYINESLYKKLKKEDSKLQSPQLGGTYDEKTGQMIVDKSDKVKYDNLRVIVDDVKNLTEIENAIKKKGFMTQSEAGSAEEIKKQSMQVTLILGGIGSVAFIVSAIGIINTMLMSIYERQKEIGVMKVIGASIGDIRSMFLIESGFIGFFGGILGLIISLIIGKVLNGFLAGSGFFGGGDTDVIAIGPLLALVGVGFSSLVGVMAGYIPAMRATKLSAIEALRSN; encoded by the coding sequence ATGAAGATTAGTGACAGGCTACTTATGGCGCTGAGAAATCTCTCAAGGAGGAAATCAAGAACCATCCTTACCGTCCTATCAGTAGTCATAGGAGCCACATCTATAATATTGATGCTGGCCTTTGCAAGGGGGATTTCAAACTCTCAAAAAGAGATGATCGAGTCTTTTGGTGGCCTAACCAGCATAAACATAGTCAATCAAGAAAAGTCCGACCAGGTTGATATAAAAGAAACTGATATAGAAAAACTAAAAAAAATCAAAGGAGTCAGGGCTGTAGTGCCTTCTAAAAGTATCTGGTCAGACATAATAATTGATGATGGTAAAACTTATAACCTATCAAGCAGTTTTCAGGTCATACCAGATGAGATTTTTTCTATGTTAGATGAGTCAATGTTTGAATGGGGCAAGACTCTAAAATCATCTGATAGTGACAAAATAATCCTAAGCTCCCAGGCTAATGTCCAAAAAATCCAAACCATGCCTGATGGTGGCTGGCAGAGTTTTGGAGAGGTTAGTGATTTTAATTTTAATGACCATAAATTTAATATTAGGCTTGGTTATATGGATATGGAGGATGACGGGGTCAATTTTGGTTCCGACAAAGAAAATGAAAACTCAAAACCTAGCCATATAGATGTGCCAATCAAGATTTCTGGCAAGTTAAATAATAACGCCATGCTAAAGGGCTGGGAGTCCTATATAAATGAAAGTTTATATAAAAAGCTAAAAAAAGAAGACTCCAAACTCCAATCTCCACAGCTTGGTGGGACCTATGATGAAAAAACTGGTCAAATGATAGTAGACAAATCAGACAAAGTCAAATATGATAATCTAAGAGTCATAGTAGATGATGTCAAAAACCTAACAGAGATAGAAAATGCTATAAAGAAAAAAGGTTTTATGACCCAGTCTGAGGCAGGCAGTGCAGAAGAGATCAAAAAACAAAGTATGCAGGTAACCTTGATCCTCGGCGGTATAGGCTCTGTTGCCTTTATAGTTTCAGCCATTGGTATCATAAATACCATGTTAATGTCTATCTACGAAAGGCAAAAAGAAATAGGAGTTATGAAAGTCATTGGTGCATCCATAGGAGATATCAGGTCGATGTTTCTGATAGAATCTGGTTTTATAGGATTTTTTGGAGGCATACTTGGACTTATCATTTCTCTAATAATAGGCAAGGTCCTAAACGGATTTTTGGCAGGTTCTGGGTTCTTTGGTGGAGGCGATACTGATGTCATAGCTATAGGCCCGCTCTTAGCCCTAGTTGGGGTTGGATTTTCATCCCTAGTAGGAGTTATGGCTGGATATATACCAGCAATGAGAGCTACAAAA
- a CDS encoding 8-oxo-dGTP diphosphatase, which translates to MKIVLMNMVKIYDEKTGKVLVLDKVKKYGWEGLTFPGGKVEIGESFENSVIREAKEETNLDIKNPKLVGIITWISNTGKDVGLLYQTSDFSGDLVKDNREGTLSWMDYEDFKKIPNKSMSMDKILGIYEGKYKEVFWDFRDGGEKVSYY; encoded by the coding sequence ATGAAAATTGTTTTGATGAATATGGTAAAAATTTATGATGAAAAAACAGGTAAGGTCCTAGTTTTAGACAAGGTCAAAAAATACGGCTGGGAAGGCCTTACCTTTCCTGGTGGCAAGGTAGAAATAGGCGAATCCTTTGAGAACTCGGTCATAAGGGAGGCCAAGGAGGAGACAAACCTAGATATAAAAAATCCAAAACTTGTAGGCATAATCACCTGGATCTCAAATACAGGCAAGGATGTTGGGCTTTTATACCAAACAAGTGATTTTTCTGGAGACTTGGTCAAAGACAATAGGGAAGGGACGCTTTCCTGGATGGACTATGAAGATTTTAAAAAAATCCCAAACAAATCTATGTCCATGGACAAGATCCTAGGAATCTATGAAGGAAAATATAAGGAGGTCTTCTGGGATTTTAGGGACGGGGGAGAAAAAGTATCTTATTATTAG
- a CDS encoding peptidoglycan bridge formation glycyltransferase FemA/FemB family protein — MILDKNNEKLLKKYNNFIKNSAYGHFQQDIRWASLKSGWESVYFYIIEDEEIKAALSVIYIRDKAIGKNFFYGPRGPVCDPQNIDYFTRLVGEASEFAKANDGFVLRLDPYLPYDKDLEDLYKNAGFVFRRDKTRSSQPLLNMVLDIDGRDEGEIFSNFSKNTRKHLKKSYRDGIVTKALDETGLDILFDEIKKTATRANIGHRPYEYFKRLYDLFKDEIRLSVAYYKDQPVSSSLLLSYGNRATSLYGGSSDEFKNLGQNYQLNFEEIRYCIEKNIRYYDMGGIFETDGSDGLYNFKKKFTEDNIFETIGELDIVIDEEKYDLYMQNLNPHFKREENDLNKNS; from the coding sequence ATGATATTAGATAAGAATAATGAAAAACTTTTAAAAAAATATAATAATTTTATAAAAAATTCAGCCTATGGACATTTTCAGCAGGATATCAGGTGGGCTAGTCTTAAAAGTGGATGGGAAAGTGTGTATTTTTATATCATAGAAGATGAAGAGATAAAAGCTGCTTTATCAGTCATATACATAAGGGATAAAGCTATAGGCAAAAACTTTTTCTATGGACCTAGGGGCCCAGTATGCGATCCCCAAAATATAGACTATTTTACAAGGCTAGTAGGAGAAGCCAGTGAATTTGCCAAGGCTAATGACGGCTTTGTCTTAAGACTAGATCCCTACTTGCCATATGATAAGGATTTAGAAGATCTTTATAAAAATGCAGGTTTTGTTTTTAGGCGAGATAAGACCAGGTCCAGCCAGCCCTTGCTAAATATGGTTTTGGATATAGATGGCAGGGATGAAGGAGAAATTTTTTCTAATTTTAGCAAAAATACTAGAAAACATCTCAAAAAATCCTACAGGGACGGGATTGTAACTAAGGCTCTTGATGAGACTGGCCTTGATATCTTGTTTGATGAGATTAAAAAAACTGCCACAAGGGCAAATATTGGCCATAGGCCTTATGAATATTTCAAGAGACTCTATGACCTATTTAAGGATGAAATTAGGCTTTCAGTAGCCTATTATAAGGACCAACCAGTATCATCCTCCCTACTTTTATCCTATGGAAATAGGGCCACATCTCTTTATGGGGGCTCTAGTGATGAATTTAAAAACCTAGGGCAAAATTACCAGCTTAATTTTGAAGAGATCAGGTATTGTATAGAAAAAAATATCAGATACTACGACATGGGCGGGATATTTGAAACTGATGGGTCAGATGGCTTGTACAATTTTAAGAAAAAATTCACAGAAGATAATATATTCGAGACTATAGGTGAGCTTGATATAGTCATAGATGAGGAAAAATATGACCTCTATATGCAAAATCTAAACCCACATTTTAAGAGAGAAGAAAATGACCTTAATAAAAATTCGTAA
- a CDS encoding glutathione peroxidase, whose product MTIYDFKVKDDKGDIVSLEKYKGKVLLIVNTATKCGFTPQYEGLEALYEKYRDRGFEILDFPCNQFAHQAPGSIEEINGFCELNFGTSFDRFDKIDVNGENEDPLYTYLKKEKSALAGPAIKWNFTKFLIDKEGQVVKRYGSAKKPKNMEKDIEEFLNV is encoded by the coding sequence ATGACTATATATGATTTTAAAGTAAAAGATGACAAGGGCGATATTGTAAGCCTAGAAAAATATAAGGGCAAGGTCCTTTTGATAGTAAATACTGCCACCAAGTGCGGTTTTACTCCCCAATATGAGGGCCTAGAGGCTCTATATGAAAAATATAGGGACAGGGGTTTTGAAATCCTAGATTTCCCATGCAACCAATTTGCCCACCAAGCCCCAGGATCAATAGAAGAAATCAATGGATTTTGCGAGCTTAATTTTGGGACAAGCTTTGACCGTTTTGACAAGATAGATGTAAATGGAGAAAACGAGGACCCATTATATACCTATCTTAAAAAAGAAAAATCTGCCCTAGCAGGGCCAGCTATCAAGTGGAATTTCACAAAATTTTTGATCGACAAAGAAGGCCAGGTAGTAAAAAGATATGGGTCAGCCAAAAAGCCAAAAAACATGGAAAAAGATATAGAGGAATTTTTAAATGTATAG